A genome region from Calliopsis andreniformis isolate RMS-2024a chromosome 2, iyCalAndr_principal, whole genome shotgun sequence includes the following:
- the Asf1 gene encoding histone chaperone asf1, giving the protein MAKVQLVNVAVLDNPSPFLNPFQFEVTFECIEELKEDLEWKMIYVGSAESEEFDQVLDTIYVGPIPEGRHMFIFQADPPDVSRIPVNDALGVTVVLLTCSYRGHEFVRVGYFINNEYMDPELRENPPPQPQFDKVQRNILGDKPRVTRFKINWDDGQSSTTNNVPEGMDAQSLEETSQDAPTSTLGFTENTHNSMEVM; this is encoded by the exons ATGGCCAAAGTTCAACTAGTGAATGTAGCTGTTCTCGACAATCCTTCGCCGTTTCTAAATCCGTTCCAGTTTGAAGTCACTTTCGAGTGTATCGAAGAACTGAAAGAAG ATTTAGAATGGAAGATGATCTATGTCGGCAGTGCCGAGTCCGAAGAGTTCGACCAAGTCTTAGACACAATATATGTTGGGCCCATTCCTGAAGGAAGGCACATGTTCATATTTCAG GCTGACCCTCCAGACGTCAGTAGAATCCCAGTTAACGATGCTTTAGGTGTCACAGTTGTATTATTAACTTGTTCATATAGAGGGCACGAGTTTGTCCGTGTTggttattttataaataatgaaTATATGGATCCAGAGCTTAGGGAAAACCCACCGCCACAACCTCAGTTCGATAAAGTACAACGAAATATCTTAGGAGACAAGCCACGTGTCACTAGATTTAAAATAAATTGGGATGATGGACAAAGTTCGACAACGAACAATGTACCAGAGGGCATGGATGCGCAATCTTTAGAAGAAACATCGCAAGATGCACCCACATCTACGTTGGGTTTCACAGAGAATACACAtaacagtatggaagtgatgtga